The nucleotide sequence cgggcccccctttcaattaggtttagccgggcccctcacaccagtacccctaataccccctgatggcggccctgtatgtatataatgtacagggccaCCATAAGGACAATATGGCTAGTAATGATGTCAGATGCCTGGCTAAAAGTATGAAAAAATAGGCCCGTGCAAACCAGCTGCCCACCCACTACCTGCCCATCCATTGCCTGCCCACCCACTGCTCGCCATGTTTGAGATAATATAATTGTACTTTGGGGAAAGGAACAGTCACCATTATGTCGAGGGGCCGATACCTTTCTCCAAAGTAAAATTTTCTTCTTACAGGGCCGTAGAAAATGTtgggcccatagcaaacttttgaaaggGGCCGCCACCCTTGAACATTAACATTTACCGcacattagacatttatggcgtatttACAGAAtataccaaaaatgtctgatggaTGAGGGTCCCAATTctgagacctgcacctatctccagaatgggggtcCCTAATTCTATCCCACCTGGTGATTAAGGCTGGATCCAGGCTGAGAACGAAAAAAGAGGTGCCCGGGATTACAGAAAAAGCGGAGATTGCTGTGTTacaatgtttccgtaactcccacagaGGTTAAAAGAAGTTGTGAAAACAGTGGAGCACAgcaagcttggctgtttccgtaattctctTTTACCGTCACGCAGAAAGTCCTAGCGCTGGCTAGTGAGTGTCAGGACCTACATTGTGTGCCAGGTCTAATAGTGCACCCCCATGAGAGAGCGGGTCCCGTACTCTGGTGGTAGTTtcgccagaaatttctgatgatgGTGCTGATTAAGTATAAGAGAGTTGAGTAATGGAGCCAGGAGTGGAGCTGTAGGAGCTGACAGAAATTGAGAACTGCacgtgtggaggagatggaggaaaaTTTGGAGTTTATAATATAAATAATTTGGATATAGTTTGTTGAAGAAGAGGGGGTACCCTACGCAGGGAAAATGTGTGCCTAGACATAGTTTCCACCGGCAAATAACAGCTGTTCACTGGGGAATAGAGAGACTCAATCCGCGGTGATCACCAGGTTCTTTTTAAAATAGCCTTATCTTCAGGAGATAACTCCTTTAAGATTGCAATAATGGGCTGATTGCCTGATACCAAGCATTGGCCACCTTTAGAACCTAAAGGCCCTTTTGCACAGGCCGATGATCGGGGGAACAGAACGATCTCtctttcgtccccatacattacaatGATTACTCTATGTAAATAAAGAATCAAGCGCCGAATGACGTGCTCTCGTTTACGGGCAGAAATCTGCCATTGTAAACCTAATTTTTTTGTGTCCAAAATTATCAGTTGTGCTGAAAATATTATTATAAAGCTAGAAGTACAATCTTCATGGCAAATTTAGCTGTAGAAGAAATCAACCACAACAGTGTATTCATGACTATATAGTTGACCTTTATGGAGCTCCACTCTTTACATGGATGGCTGTTTCATTGGTTTTAGATCCCTCACAtccatgtataatttatacctttATAAAGCAATCAGAATCCAGCTTCACTTTCAGGCATGAGTTTTATGTTGGCCACAGAGTTGTTCAATCTGCCCGGTTTGGTCAGACAAAACACAGTCCAACACTTCTTTCTGCACGGTGATGTACATAGAGTAAAAGGGGACTCCTTAACAAAAATCGAACAGTGGCTCCTGGCTGGTTCTATTTCAAGCCAACCCACCCCACCATTATGGGGCATAAAAGCCCAGTGCTTGTAGTACTTCCCTATCTATCTCTTCACAGAGATTATAGCAATATTATCTTATTGATGTGTCCTTCTCATTTGTTTGCTACCATTGCTTCAATTATAGCTATGTTGAATCTTGCGTGGGTTCATACAGCCTTAAGGAAAAGGGATTGCTCTAATATGATCTGAATTTCCATTCTCATTGGGCCCTATAGCAACTCCATGGGCTTCATCTATTGTATGTACATCATTGTTACtcatcttaagggtatgttcacacggcctatttacggacgtaaatcgggcgttattgccccgaattacgcccgaaaatagcgcctcaatagcgctgacaaacatctgcccattgaaagcaatgggcagacgtttgtctgttcacacgaggcgtatatttacgcgccgctgtcaaatgacggcgcgtaaatagacgcccgcgtcaaagaagtgacctgtcacttctttggtcgtaattggagccgttattcattgactccaatgaatagcagcgctaattacggccgtaattgacgcggcgttcaagcgcctgcacatgccgttacggctgaaattacggggatgttttcaggctgaaacatccccgtaatttcagccgttacggacgccctcgtgtgaacatacccttagtttacaATCGGTGtcaaataagggtatgtgcacacgtagtgaccaaaaacgtctgaaaatccagagctgttttcaagggaaaacagaccctgcttttcagacgttttttgaccaactcgcatttttcgcggcgtttttcgcgctgttttcgcggcgttttttacgtccgtttttggagctgttttcattggagtctatgagaaaacagctccaaaaacgtccaaagaagtgtcctgcacttcttttgacgaggctgtatttttacgcgtcgtcgtttgacagctgtcaaacgacgacgcgtaaataacaggtcgtctgcacagtacgtcggcaaacccattcaaatgaatgggcagatgtttgccgacgtattatgcctcgttttacgtctgaaaataggcctacaatatgtcggcaaacatctgcccattacgacgatgcgtaaataacaggtcgtctgcacagtacgtcggcaaacccattcaaatgaatgggcagatgtttgccgacgtattggagccgtattttcagacgtaaaacgaggcataatacgcctcgtatacgtctgaaatttggccgtgtgaacataccctaaaagcaaaTTAATGGAATGTGATAGCGGTATTtccactttaaggctgggttcacacgacctattttcagacgtaaacgaggcgtattatgcctagttttacgtctgaaaatagggctacaatacgtcggcaaacatctgcccattcatttgaatgcgtttgccgacgtactgtgcagacgacctgttatttacgcgtcgtcgtttgacagctgtcaaacgacgacgcgtaaaaatacagcctcgtcaaaagaggtgcaggacatttctttggacgtttttggagctgttttctcatagactccaatgaaaacagctccaaaaacggacgtaaaaaatgccacgaaaatggcgcgaaaaacgccacgaaaaatgcgagttggtcaaaaaacgtctgaaaagcagggtctgttttcccttgaaaacagctctggattttcagacgtttttggtcactacgtgtgcacataccctaaggaataTAGCTCTGGAAAATAATCCCATCCGTTTTCTATATTTAATGATCATGAACAGCAATCATTGATTCTAATGACTGATGAATTTAGATGTCGACAAAAAGTGTTTGCTGCCACTGGGTCAAAGAGGGCTAATTCCATCCTTTTTCATGTATGACCATAGATCAGTGGTTCTTAACCTGGGTTCGATCGAACCCCAGGGGTTCGGTGAGTCAGTCTCAGGGGTTCGGCGGAGATCAAGACAGACACCCGACTCATATGATTCGTGATGACACGCCCCGCTTAGCCATCATTGGCTGCAGGTGATCACGCAACATCGCTTGGCCTAGTAGtcgaattgtgactgtcgtgatggTACGTCGTGTGATTTCTTTCTTAATATTTTAATCCCTTCATACTAACTATGTCGAGCAAAAAAAGAAAGTGGTCGGACGAATATGTACAATATGGATTCACATGTATAACGGAACGTGATGGGAGTCAGCGTCCTAACTGCATGATTTGCAATGCTAGGTTGAGAAATTCTAGTCTAGCACCGGCAAAACTAAGAGAACACTTCCTTAAGCTGCATGGAGATGGACAATACAAGAACACAACGCTTGCTGAATTCAAGGTGAAGAGAGCCAGATTCGATGAAAAGGCTACTCTGCCTGTTCTCGGCTTTGTACCCATCAACAAACCGATCCTCACAGCATCGTACGAAGTTGCTTACCTGATCGCAAAGCAGGGCAAACCACACACCATTGGTGAAACACTCATAAAACCAGCTGTGTTGAAGATGGCGAATATCATGCTGGGAAAAGCGGCTGAAGTTAAGCTATCCCAAATTCCTCTTTCAAATGACACCGTTAGCGACAGAATAGAGGACATGTGCAAAGACATCTTGGCTCAAGTAGTTGCAGATCTGATTTCAAGCCCGGCAAAATTCAGCCTTCAACTCGACGAGACCACAGACGTTTCCAATCTAAGCCAGCTTGCTGTATTTGTGCGCTATGTGAAAGACGACgtgataaaggaagattttttattttgtaaacctCTTACGACAACAACTAAGGCAGCCGATGTGAAGACACTTGTGGATGACTTCTTCAAAGACAACAATCTTCCGTGGGATATGGTTTCTGCAGTTTGTTCGGACGGAGCTCCAGTCATGCTGGGAAGAAAGTCTGGTTTTGGTGCGCTAGTGAAAGCCGATGCACCACACATCATTGTTACGCATTGTATTCTGCACAGGCATGCGTTGGCAACAAAAACCTTGCCTCCAAAACTGGCAGAAGTATTAAAAATTGTAGTGGAATACGTGAACTATGTGCGAAATAGTGCTCTGAGGCACCGCATCTTCAGTAAGCTGTGTAAAGAAATGGGCTCTGAATTCGAGGTACTTCTGTACCATTCTAACGTTCGGTGGTTATCCCGGGGACAGGTGCTGAATCGTGTTTTTGCCGTGCGTGTGGAATTAGCCCTGTTTTTGCAAGAGCACCAACATCGTCATGCAGATTGCTTAAAAAATTCTGAGTTCATTCTCATTTTAGCGTACATAGCTGATATCTTCGCAGCTCTCAATCATCTCAATCAACAGATGCAGGGCGGTGGAGTCAACATCATCGAAGCGGAAGAAAACCTGAAGGCTTTTCAAAAAAAGCTATCGTTATGGAAACGACGAACAGAGAACGATAACTTCGCAAACTTTCCCCTGCTGGACGACTGTGTAAGTAAGATCGAAGATGTATCTGGAATCGGAGACATTTCTGTAcccgcggaactgaagcaagcaaTTGCCACGCACTTAGATGAGCTTGCAAAGTCTCTCGACGGATACTTCCCTACAAGAGAGTCATATCCAGCATGGGTGAGACAGCCGTTCACGTTTAGTGTTGAGACAACAGATGTCAATGATAAATACCTCGATGAAatcattgaaattcagcagagccAGGTTCAACAGCAACTCTTCAGAACAACAACGCTCTCAACATTTTGGTGTCAACAAATGGTAACGTACCCTGTTATTGCTAAGAAAGCTCTGGAGATTTTCATACCGTTTGTTACAACATATCTTTGCGAGCAATCCTTTTCGAGGATGCTGGACATAAAAACGAAGAAAAGGAACAgactttgttgcgaaaatgacatGAGAGTGGCACTTGCCAAGGTGAAGCCGCGCAtttctgaactggtctctgaaaggcaacagcagaagtcacactgatttccagtaaatattcattattatgtttttgtttttgtgtgaAAATCATGTTTTAATGGTTTTGTTCTTTGAACACTGATGttgatgcacggttcattttgtgcaccagtaaaatatata is from Rhinoderma darwinii isolate aRhiDar2 chromosome 5, aRhiDar2.hap1, whole genome shotgun sequence and encodes:
- the LOC142652581 gene encoding protein FAM200C-like, whose product is MSSKKRKWSDEYVQYGFTCITERDGSQRPNCMICNARLRNSSLAPAKLREHFLKLHGDGQYKNTTLAEFKVKRARFDEKATLPVLGFVPINKPILTASYEVAYLIAKQGKPHTIGETLIKPAVLKMANIMLGKAAEVKLSQIPLSNDTVSDRIEDMCKDILAQVVADLISSPAKFSLQLDETTDVSNLSQLAVFVRYVKDDVIKEDFLFCKPLTTTTKAADVKTLVDDFFKDNNLPWDMVSAVCSDGAPVMLGRKSGFGALVKADAPHIIVTHCILHRHALATKTLPPKLAEVLKIVVEYVNYVRNSALRHRIFSKLCKEMGSEFEVLLYHSNVRWLSRGQVLNRVFAVRVELALFLQEHQHRHADCLKNSEFILILAYIADIFAALNHLNQQMQGGGVNIIEAEENLKAFQKKLSLWKRRTENDNFANFPLLDDCVSKIEDVSGIGDISVPAELKQAIATHLDELAKSLDGYFPTRESYPAWVRQPFTFSVETTDVNDKYLDEIIEIQQSQVQQQLFRTTTLSTFWCQQMVTYPVIAKKALEIFIPFVTTYLCEQSFSRMLDIKTKKRNRLCCENDMRVALAKVKPRISELVSERVYWLPIGETECHVAFSRLLHHIRAAPFKESLVKGPTRSSPIRGKSASLNWNTTGACDIGSFSAFSSSHHIKFYHLSFSNAAQRLAGVATLYSRPVDKYIAFMVTSANKTVALSDFKPLHRPFYLSSNKLSFHLAKIQYLVLNCWYSCAAPNSSLHG